One genomic segment of Hymenobacter psoromatis includes these proteins:
- the porQ gene encoding type IX secretion system protein PorQ, with amino-acid sequence MKQLLPFFLLLSFAAQAQIGGRAAFQSLSLPPSAQLAGLGGMTASARSADPTQFFASPALLYNANDNAAAASYVAYVADIKQSTLAYAFNTEKRGRFGLGLSYFNYGSFDSYDAAGNLLSTFAVNEYVLAAADSYTKGKFTFGLTAKLAVSSIAGVRALALAGDAGVLYKPRADQDFTVGLVVKNAGGMLVPYIARAREPLPLDVQLGTTIKPEHMPLRFTFTAHHLQQWNIQYLDPNATSTNPAGDTVRASKNFADNLARHLTVGAELLLGKGLSLRAGYNHLQARELRLDNVGGGAGFSFGAMVRISQFQLDYTYATLQAAGSSNYITLSHRFGAATP; translated from the coding sequence ATGAAACAACTGCTACCGTTTTTTCTGCTGCTGTCCTTCGCCGCCCAGGCTCAGATTGGCGGGCGGGCGGCGTTTCAGAGTCTGTCCCTACCCCCCTCGGCGCAGCTGGCCGGGCTGGGCGGCATGACGGCCTCGGCCCGCAGTGCCGACCCGACGCAATTTTTTGCCAGCCCGGCGCTGCTGTACAACGCTAATGACAACGCCGCAGCCGCGAGCTACGTGGCCTACGTGGCGGATATTAAGCAGAGCACGCTAGCCTACGCCTTCAATACCGAGAAGCGTGGGCGCTTCGGATTAGGATTGTCGTATTTCAATTACGGGAGCTTTGATAGCTACGACGCGGCGGGCAACCTGCTGAGTACGTTTGCGGTGAATGAATACGTGCTGGCAGCGGCCGACTCGTATACGAAGGGCAAGTTTACCTTCGGCCTCACGGCCAAGCTGGCCGTGTCGAGCATTGCGGGCGTGCGGGCACTAGCGCTGGCCGGCGATGCAGGCGTGCTCTACAAGCCACGGGCGGACCAGGATTTTACGGTGGGCCTGGTGGTGAAGAACGCGGGCGGAATGCTGGTGCCCTACATTGCCCGCGCCCGTGAGCCCCTACCCCTCGATGTGCAGCTGGGCACTACCATCAAGCCCGAGCACATGCCATTGCGCTTCACCTTTACGGCCCACCACTTGCAGCAGTGGAATATTCAATATCTGGACCCCAACGCGACCTCGACCAACCCGGCCGGCGACACAGTGCGGGCCAGTAAAAACTTCGCCGACAACCTGGCCCGGCACCTCACCGTGGGGGCCGAGCTGCTGCTAGGCAAGGGCCTGAGCCTGCGCGCGGGCTACAACCATTTGCAAGCCCGCGAGCTGCGCCTCGATAACGTGGGCGGCGGGGCCGGCTTCAGCTTCGGGGCAATGGTGCGGATTTCGCAGTTTCAGCTCGATTACACGTATGCGACCCTGCAAGCCGCGGGCAGTAGCAACTATATTACCCTCAGCCATCGTTTTGGGGCGGCTACTCCTTGA